In a single window of the Papaver somniferum cultivar HN1 chromosome 8, ASM357369v1, whole genome shotgun sequence genome:
- the LOC113306424 gene encoding uncharacterized protein LOC113306424: protein MDNCNPILTPVEERLKLIKDGTRELVNPIDFKCLVGCLRYLTATRPDIVYAVGLVSRFMESPRQSHSHTAKHILRYVKGTTSLGIHYTVSEDPKLVGFTDSDWAGDTEGRRSTSGYGFQLGNGFFSWSYKKQQVVALSTT from the coding sequence atggataattgtaatccaatTTTAACACCAGTAGAAGAAAGATTGAAGTTGATTAAAGATGGGACAAGAGAGCTAGTAAATCCAATAGATTTTAAATGTCTTGTTGGATGTCTCAGATATCTGActgctacaagacctgatatcGTATATGCAGTTGGTTTGGTTAGCAGATTTATGGAGTCACCAAGACAATCTCATTCACATACTGCAAAACATATTCTGAGATATGTCAAAGGAACAACTAGTTTGGGAATACATTATACTGTTTCAGAAGATCCAAAGTTGGTTGGTTTtactgatagtgattgggctggagatacagaaggaagaagaagtaCATCAGGTTATGGATTTCAGTTGGGAAATGGATTTTTCTCTTGGTCATATAAGAAGCAACAAGTTGTTGCATTATCTACAACATAA